The proteins below are encoded in one region of Capsicum annuum cultivar UCD-10X-F1 unplaced genomic scaffold, UCD10Xv1.1 ctg56856, whole genome shotgun sequence:
- the LOC124893283 gene encoding calpain-type cysteine protease DEK1-like, whose product MMRDRGGNFVLPRADVIKLRDCLRNEELAAGLIFSRLRNRTLRHEATSDVGHRREMCAHARILALEEAIDTEWVYMWDKFGGYLLLLLGLTAKAERVQDEVCLRLFLDNIGFSDLSAKDIKKWLPEDRRRFEIIQER is encoded by the exons ATGATGAGGGATAGGGGAGGCAATTTTGTGCTTCCAAGAGCAGATGTCATTAAATTAAGAGACTGTCTTAGAAATGAAGAACTGGCTGCTGGGTTAATTTTCTCCAGATTAAGAAATAGGACACTTAGGCATGAAGCAACTAGTGATGTAGGTCACCGAAGAGAAATGTGTGCCCATGCTCGAATTCTGGCTTTAGAGGAAGCAATTGATACTGAATGGGTTTACATGTGGGATAAGTTTGGCGGTTACTTGCTTCTCTTGCTTGGTTTGACTGCTAAAGCAGAGAGGGTACAG GATGAGGTTTGTCTGCGACTTTTCCTTGACAACATAGGATTTTCAGATCTTAGTGCCAAAGACATAAAGAAATGGCTCCCAGAAGATCGTAGGCGATTTGAAATCATACAGGAAAGGTAA